A region from the Clavibacter sp. A6099 genome encodes:
- the serS gene encoding serine--tRNA ligase → MIDPQTLRDHPDLVIASQALRGASVEAVDQAVAADSERRRAVTEFEGLRAEQNAHGKLVAKADKADKPRLIAEVQELKARVTAAQERAQEAEAALDEAMRRIPNIVIDGVPAGGEDDWALVREVGAKPAFDFDPRDHLEIGEILDAIDMGRGAKVSGARFHFLKGIGARLEIALMNFGLARALEAGLVPLITPTLVKPEIMAGTGFLGAHADEVYHLDDDDLYLTGTSEVALAGYHADEILDLAQGPIRYAGWSTCYRKEAGSYGKDTRGIIRVHQFQKLEMFSYVDPADAEAEHERLLAMQERMMQDLGLSYRVIDTAAGDLGSSAARKYDVEAWVPTQGAYRELTSTSNCTTFQARRLGTRFRGEDGRTSPVATLNGTLATTRWIVAILETHQQADGSVRVPEALRPYLGGLEALEPATAKAAR, encoded by the coding sequence CCCGACCTCGTCATCGCCTCGCAGGCGCTGCGCGGCGCATCCGTGGAGGCGGTCGACCAGGCGGTCGCCGCGGACTCCGAGCGCCGCCGGGCGGTCACCGAGTTCGAGGGCCTCCGCGCCGAGCAGAACGCGCACGGCAAGCTCGTCGCGAAGGCCGACAAGGCCGACAAGCCGCGCCTCATCGCGGAGGTCCAGGAGCTGAAGGCCCGCGTCACCGCCGCGCAGGAGCGCGCGCAGGAGGCCGAGGCCGCCCTCGACGAGGCGATGCGGCGGATCCCGAACATCGTCATCGACGGCGTCCCCGCGGGCGGCGAGGACGACTGGGCGCTCGTGCGCGAGGTCGGCGCGAAGCCGGCGTTCGACTTCGACCCCCGGGACCACCTGGAGATCGGCGAGATCCTCGACGCCATCGACATGGGCCGCGGTGCCAAGGTGTCCGGCGCCCGCTTCCACTTCCTCAAGGGGATCGGCGCGCGGCTCGAGATCGCGCTGATGAACTTCGGCCTGGCCCGCGCGCTCGAGGCCGGGCTCGTGCCGCTCATCACGCCCACGCTGGTGAAGCCCGAGATCATGGCCGGCACCGGCTTCCTCGGCGCCCATGCCGACGAGGTGTACCACCTCGACGACGACGACCTCTACCTCACGGGCACGAGCGAGGTGGCGCTCGCCGGGTACCACGCCGACGAGATCCTCGACCTGGCCCAGGGCCCCATCCGCTACGCCGGCTGGTCGACCTGCTACCGCAAGGAGGCGGGCTCCTACGGCAAGGACACCCGCGGCATCATCCGCGTGCACCAGTTCCAGAAGCTCGAGATGTTCAGCTACGTCGATCCGGCCGACGCCGAGGCGGAGCACGAGCGCCTCCTCGCGATGCAGGAGCGCATGATGCAGGACCTCGGCCTCTCCTACCGCGTCATCGACACGGCGGCGGGCGACCTCGGATCCAGCGCCGCCCGCAAGTACGACGTCGAGGCGTGGGTCCCCACCCAGGGCGCCTACCGCGAGCTCACCTCCACCTCGAACTGCACCACGTTCCAGGCCCGCCGCCTCGGCACGCGCTTCCGCGGCGAGGACGGCCGCACCTCGCCCGTCGCGACGCTCAACGGCACGCTGGCGACCACGCGCTGGATCGTCGCGATCCTCGAGACCCACCAGCAGGCGGACGGTTCCGTGCGCGTGCCCGAGGCGCTCCGGCCCTACCTCGGCGGCCTCGAGGCCCTCGAACCCGCCACGGCGAAGGCCGCCCGATGA